A region of the Microbacterium sp. SL75 genome:
CCGTAGATCGGCAGCCACGACAGGAAGCCGTCCACATCGCCCTGCGGTGAGACCGCAAGGGCGATACGCACCTCGGGATCGGCCGCTTCGTGCAGGGTGCCGAGGGTGAACCCCATCTCGGGCAGGCCCTTGTCTCCGACCCAGCTCTCCGAGATCGCACGCAGTTGCTGTCGCACCCCCCACGTCTCGTCGCTGAGCCTCGAGAGGCGGAAGGTCATGCCCTCGCGCTCGCCGCGATTGAGCGAGGTGCGCACCGCGCCCCAGGCCTTGCCGGTGAACTGCAGGCCGGGCAGATCGACCACCGTGTCATCGGCCACGACGATGCGTCGCCATCCGTCCGGGACGGCATCGGCCGTCGCCTCGCCCGCGCTGAAGAAGCACGGTGCGAGCCCCGCGGCCTCGGCCGCCTCGATGAACGAGCGGACGGTCTGAGCGCGGGTGCCGACGGGCCCGAGCGGGTCGCCCAGGACGAGCGCGACGCCGGAGCGACGCTGGTACGCGACGAGGCCGCGGCCGAAGCGCGCGTACGACAAGCCCTCCCACGTCGTCATCCACGACAGCGTGCCTCCGCCGCTCGTGTGCAGTTCGTTCTTCACCTCAGCGACCGACGGGGCGGGGGAGTCGCCGAGCGCTGCGCGCGGACGGGCACGGAAGGCTGCCCGCACCAGGAAGAAGTAGACGGATGCCACGAGCCACAGCGCCGAGGAGGCCAGGACGCTGGTGAAGTCGGCATCCAGATCCGCTTCGATCTGGGTGAGACCCTCCAGGAGCAGGACGCCGAAGAGCAGAAGAACCAACAGGAGGTTCAGCGCGCTGTAGAGCATCACCACGACCCAGGCCCATCGTCGACCGCGGCGGAGGGCTGTGGCGACCACGAGGACGACGAGCGTATTGACCGCGACGTCGACCCACGATCCCGAGGTCGCCGCCGACGAGCCGAACGGACCGGTCATCGGGGCGAGATAGCCGAGGATCTCGAACGCCCCGAGGGCGCACAGCACGACGAAGGCGATCAGGCGTTGTTCGCGTACGCTCACGCGCTGCGGGCGCAGCGACCTGTCGACTCCCAGCACGAGGGCGACGGCGAGGACGCGCTCGAGATCGGGGAGCGAGCCGTAGTAGAGGAAGGTGAGGGCGAGACCCGCGATGAGGACCGTCCACGCGCGAAGGCGCCACGGGGAGGGCAGGAGCGCGAGCGCCGCCGCCACGCAGGCGAAGACACCGCCGGAGGGACCCACATCGAGCGTCATCGCCTGTGCCTGCGCCCAAGGCCACGACAAGAAGGCCGTGAGCCACAGGAAGAGGGACGCGGCGAAGATCGAGAACAGCTGGCCCACGGCGAAGTACGCACTCGCGACGCGCGTGCCGCGACGGACCTCGAGGAACCCCATCCCGACGAGGGTCGGGAGGCCGATGAGGTACAGCCACGGTGCGCTGATCACGAAGGTGCCGGTGATCGGCGTCCACCACCGGCCGGCTTCGAGGGCGGGCAGGCCGTACGCAAGCGTGTCGAAGGCGTCGGAGGCGGTGAACGGCTGCCAGAGCGCGCCGGTCGCGACGCCTGTGGCGAGCAGGATGCCGACCAGCATGATCGTGGCCGGCAGGCGGCGCGCGAGCTGCGGCACCCGTCGGCGCATCGTGTTCTGCCCCATGCCGCTCACGATAGGGCACGGGGGTCGCGCGACGGCGGACCGGGGTCGGTGGTCAGCTCGGTCGGGACACCGAGTGCCACGCGGCGCGTGCGTGGGCGAGAGCCTGCTCGGCATCGGTCGCCGCGCGGGCGGCGGCGAGGTGACGGCGGGCGTCTTCGAGCCGGAGGCGATCGGCGATCGGGGCCTCGGAGTCGCGCGCGTCGGCGACGGCGAGGGCGGCGCGGGCGCAGGCCAGGGTTCCCGGCAGAGCGGCGCGTGCGGCTTCGAGGCGTTGCCGCGGGGTCATCGCCTCGCTCAGCGCTTCGTCTCTTCGCTCGCGTACCCGGGCCACGATGGCGATGGCGCGCCGGGGTCGCCGGGCCGTGTCGGTCGCCGCGGCTTCGAGGTCTCGTGCGGCGGCGTCCAAGCGCTCAGCGGCGTCGGGTGCCGCTTCGCCGGGCCGGCGAGACGCCAGTTGCGTCGCTGCCGCGATCTCGGCTCGCGCCGCGGTGATCTCGGTCGCCGCGTTCTCGGCGGCCTGCATCGCGACCCGGTGCGCGTCCTCGACGGCGCGCAGCTGTCTTTCGGCGCGGGCGAGGGCGGCGCAGGCGTCCAAGAGGTGGCGGCCGTCCGGCTCGGAGGCGGCGCGCTCGATGGCGTCGTCGGCGTCGCGGAGCGCGTCGGATGCCGCCCGCCCGGCCGCCTCGGCATCGTCGCGGTCTTCGGGGGCGAAACGTTCGCGCAGCACGATGAGGAGCGGCTCGGGATCGCCCGTCGTTTCGATCAGTCGTGCGCGGCGGCCGCGGGCGGCGGCCAGGAGCGCGGCCGCGCTCCGGTGCGTGCGGGCCCACTCCTCGAGCTGCGTGCGGGTGCGAGCGACGCGTTCGCTCTGGTCGTCCAGCTGGGCGCGTAACCGGCGGGCCTCGTCGCGTCGCCGGACAGCGAGACCGGTGTCGGTCTCGAGGCGCGAGACGTCGGCGAACCCGCGATCGCGCGTGCGAAGGGCGGCGGCCCGGGCGCGGCGGAGCTCGGTCGGTTCGTCGATGGCATCTACCGCGTCCGCGGCCCGGAAGGCCAGCTCCAGTTCGATGACGGCGTCGTCGAGGCGAAGCAGCGCCTCGGCGGCATCGCTCACGGACTGGGCGGCCGCGGCGCGAGCACGGGGCGATCTGCGCGAGAGCCGCACGGCGATGACGATGGCCGCCACGGTGAGTGCGGCCGCCAGCAGGGCGATCGTCGCGGGGGCAACCCCCTCGAGTTCAAACACCGACGGAGGTGCCCGGTCCCGACGAGTCGTCGATCAGCAGAAGAGCACGCAGTTCGTCGATCTCGTCGACGGCAGCCTGGGCGCCGTCCGCCTCGTGGGGCCAACTGAAGCCCCACCGGACGAAGATCACCGGCACCCCGGCATCCGCCCCTCCCTCGACGTCGTGGTGTCGATCGCCGATGAGGATGGGGCGCGAGGTGTCGGCCCCGGCGGCTTCGAGACGGCGCAGCGCCTCGCGCACGACGTCGGCCTTCGTGCTCAGGGTGCGCTCGTCGAGGGTGGCTCCGACCATGGCCTCGAGTGATGGAGCGAGGCCGAAGTGGTCCATGAGGGCGACCACCTGTACTTCGGGCTTGGAGCTCGCCGTCGACTGCGGAATGCCCGCCGCGTGCAGGTCGTGCACCAGCTGTTCGACGCCCGGGTACAGGCGCGCGCTCACCGTGTAGCCCTCGCTCTTGTTCAGCCCGCGGTAGAAGGTGACGGCTTCGGTGGCCTGCTCAGGAGTCATCCCCACGTTCACCTGGAACGACTCGAACATCGGCGGACCGATCCAGTGCGACAGCTCTCCCCGCACGGGGGGCGTGCGTCCGAAGTGCTCGAGTGTGATCGTCAACCGGCGGAGGATGCCCTCCGATGCGTCGACGAGGGTTCCGTCGACGTCCCACAGGACGCAGGAGAAGGGAGAGCGTGCAGGCATGCGTCCACGCTACCGGCGCTGCCCGCGCGCGGCGCTCGCCGCGTCAGAAGAGCCGCGGGGCGCCCGACT
Encoded here:
- a CDS encoding bifunctional lysylphosphatidylglycerol flippase/synthetase MprF; this translates as MGQNTMRRRVPQLARRLPATIMLVGILLATGVATGALWQPFTASDAFDTLAYGLPALEAGRWWTPITGTFVISAPWLYLIGLPTLVGMGFLEVRRGTRVASAYFAVGQLFSIFAASLFLWLTAFLSWPWAQAQAMTLDVGPSGGVFACVAAALALLPSPWRLRAWTVLIAGLALTFLYYGSLPDLERVLAVALVLGVDRSLRPQRVSVREQRLIAFVVLCALGAFEILGYLAPMTGPFGSSAATSGSWVDVAVNTLVVLVVATALRRGRRWAWVVVMLYSALNLLLVLLLFGVLLLEGLTQIEADLDADFTSVLASSALWLVASVYFFLVRAAFRARPRAALGDSPAPSVAEVKNELHTSGGGTLSWMTTWEGLSYARFGRGLVAYQRRSGVALVLGDPLGPVGTRAQTVRSFIEAAEAAGLAPCFFSAGEATADAVPDGWRRIVVADDTVVDLPGLQFTGKAWGAVRTSLNRGEREGMTFRLSRLSDETWGVRQQLRAISESWVGDKGLPEMGFTLGTLHEAADPEVRIALAVSPQGDVDGFLSWLPIYGEDGIRGWTLDLMRRRDGGFGPVMEYLIGASAREFSAEGAQVMSLSGAPLAHEYPADAGAIADLQDRMAAMLEPVYGFASLHRFKQKFHPRYETMYLLFRDEADLTRIGAALTRAFLPHATLGQFAAAGVDLVRHEH
- a CDS encoding HAD hydrolase-like protein, whose translation is MPARSPFSCVLWDVDGTLVDASEGILRRLTITLEHFGRTPPVRGELSHWIGPPMFESFQVNVGMTPEQATEAVTFYRGLNKSEGYTVSARLYPGVEQLVHDLHAAGIPQSTASSKPEVQVVALMDHFGLAPSLEAMVGATLDERTLSTKADVVREALRRLEAAGADTSRPILIGDRHHDVEGGADAGVPVIFVRWGFSWPHEADGAQAAVDEIDELRALLLIDDSSGPGTSVGV